AATCCTGTCTCCCTTTCCAAAGGCGGGATGTCCGACTCTCCTAGTCCCTAGTGAACTAGGATGAATCCCTTTGACAAGGTATAATTATTTTGTAGTATAgcatataaggactaataaagtATGATTCAACCTTTTTTCTTTTAACCTAACttctttaaaattaataatgtgATGAATGAGTATTTTTAATCCAAAAGatgttctttcttcttctttttgaaaTAGCAGGTGTATTCCATAAGTCTAAATTCTCATGCTCATCATAAACTTTGATGTGCCAACTATTCATTCTTGTTTTGTCAAGATATATCCATcccaatttcaatttgtctacttcatttttctaacttaaaaaaaaagaaacaaactaATTTCAATATATAATACTGTTGAATATATAAAATACAGATTATTCGGCACTTGTTTAAGGGCTCTGTATCTGAATTTTCATTCGGTCTTAAGTTGTGGGGTTTGAGAGATCCAGAAGAGTCTTGCTAGGAGCTTCAATGGCAGGCTCATCAGGTCCAGAAAGATAAAACACCCGATAACACCACTCCACAATATCAGGTGCAAAAGCCTTCCATGTCATGAAGCTACTGAACCATTGTGGCTCTATCAGGTACTTATCTCCCCtgcaagcactccttactataGATTTTGCACACTCACTTGCTGTTACAACTGGGACAATACTCAATTCAACCTACTCAATTCAAtttaacaaatttatatatgtaatcTAGCACAGCGCCATAAATACAATAAGATCATATAAGGCTTACGTACATCTCTCAAGTCTTGATCCACATCCATTCTGCCGTCTGGTAACTGAACTTTGCATTTGGACATTTCAGATTCAACGAATCCAGGGATTGCTATTAAAACATGAACATTAGACCCTAATTCCACCCTTAATGTCTCGAAAAATATCATCATCGCTGCTTTGCTTGCCTGCATTTCGTTTTATTAACTAACCACTTCAATATATATAACTTGTAAAATCAAGCCACTTCCAAATTCACATAACGTACATTGTAGACACTCATTCTTGGCAACGGCAAGGCAGAGGAAGCAACTGCTACCATCTTTCCTCTGCTCTCTCGTAGATATGGAACTGCATAATAGCTTGTATAAACTGATCCCCAAAAATTTGTATCCTGCATTCAATATCAATTCAAAGCTAAGTTCAGAAGCCTGACATCTATAAATAGTTGAGATTAGATTAAATTTCACCATTATAGTCCTTAAATTGGTGACATCAGTTGCTTCTTCGAACAAGGAGATTAAACCAATCCCAGCATTATTAACAAGATGATCCACTGCACCAGAAATGaaatttatgaaaaacaaaattACTAATTGGGGAAACATGAAATCAATCTCAAACAAAGTAACTAACATCTGCCAAAATGAGAAATGGTTTCCTGAATGATTCGACTGCAATCATTAGGGTTTTGAACATCAGCAAGGATAACGAGGACATCAGGAGAGCCCAATTCTTGTGCTACATAAGCAACTTCTCTTAGTGATTTCTCTCTGCGTGCTACAAGGGCTAAACATGCGCCCTTTCTTGCATATTCATATGCAAGATGCTACAACAAACAAAGAGAGAATTAAGCTCAAGTAGTCCTTTTAATTCAGTGTACAAAATTGAGAAATGTTGGAAGTACCTCTCCTATACCAGAAGATGCACCAGTGATAAGGACAACTTTGAATGAAACATCTTCGATGAAAATGGAGTGGAAAAGCGAGAGAAAAGACTTGAAACGATTATAAGGAGACAAGAAATGGGCAAGGGAGAAGAGGGTGATGGGAGGGGCCACTAAATTGAGGAAAGTATGAATGAGATCCATGTTTGTCTTTGAGGAAGCAGAATCAAACTGAATGATCAAAGGGAAAGCTTGAGAAAGGGAGAGGATAGGTGGAACCTTGCATGCCTTTCACATGACACGTATAGTACCTCGCCCAATTCAACCATTTCTCGCATTAACTTATACCTAACCCAACAATTATTACCTCTCTTAATTCGTCTTACATGGGCTagaaaatttattgaacacttGACATAGGAAATTCACACGTTatctaaattttaataaaattgatacATTTTATTATATCGAACAAATATgataaaggcttaatatataaataactgCCTGAATTTGtctaaatgttgcaactgcctccctgaactttcaattgtaacaacttatcccttaaacttgttcaattgtaaaatataacccctcaaatttatccaattgtaaaacaaaacctcaaattgctgacatggactgcaattgaagaaacacatgaaatacaaaagctgcaacgctcgtggagtgtgataatcagatttttgacgtgatacgaatccggaaaaacgtttttacggttgctttaAGTAcagggtaaaaaaaattcccaatttgaggttatgttttacaattggacaagtttaaggggtaagttgttacaattgaaagttggagggggcagttgcaatatttagataagttcagggggttatttatgtattaggcctatGATAAATAATGAACGGATTTGTTAATGGCTTGAAAAACCGAATGGGTTGAACTACCACATTACTTCTATCTGACAATTTCATCCACGATAGTGCTTCCCGAATCGTTATTGACTCTACTATAACTGCTTCAGTACAAACTATAATCTTGTTATTTAAATATTCCTGCATCCACATTGCAGTACAGGGAATCCAGTGGAGGCTTCTACCACTTATAAAAAACGAGGTCGAAAGCATAAGGAGGTTTCGAGTGGGACTTTTGTACAGACTGCCATTCCtggaaactgtgactatttgggCTGGTTGTAGCCGATCCGAACTTGACTAGTTCGATAAACGTTGTGTGAACCGGAGTTGAACCGACGACCGAAGGTCGAACCGGGAATAGGTGCAACTCCGGTTTAGTGGAATTAAGTTAACTCCATTgccccaaaataattttaaaagcCCAAATAACTTATTACTCATATTCATTATATCTCATTCCACTAAATAGAAATGAGTTTTAAATTAAGGGTAATTAATAtattagtccctgtattttcaaaaacacataataaaGTCCTCAATCTTTTTCTCAATGAAccgtttagtccctaacgtttttctcggtgaactgtttagtccataccgttagactctcatgaagattttgttagtcaatttggatttgcgttcttcttttcctttattttcctttcctttaaactctaatgcatttgaaatcaactttgagtgctcttcttcttgattttcttcttaatcgttcaaattcgcaAGCATTggatctgttctttttcttgttctccatacaaatagcttcttcttctaaattggatttcctcttctaaagtttgaaggtaaataataaagggtaatttagtcattttcgaagtcataaacggtaaaaaatctaacaaacagacggaatgactaaacagttcactgagaaaaaggttagggaccttaccatgtgtttttaaaaatacaaggactaaacagtgtgttttgtcaaaatataaggactaacaaattaattacccttaaattaattatatataaatattatttatttatttattacgttatCTGTCTGAACCACccgatccgaccaagtgacccaaTTATAAATCTGATTTAATATCCGGTCcgattctgataacattgttTTGGATATGAGTTTTACACAACCCTTAAGTTTGGGGTCTAAAGGGCTTTGATATGTTCCAACAACGGTCACATATGGGCTTGCATTATGAAAGGGGCAGAGCTCTTGTGCCAAGGACTAGTTACCCTTTGAATACATGTTTACGCAACACTTACGCTTGAAGTCTAAAAGGCTCGGTAGCAGTCATAGGGCTTGCTTAGGGAAAATGGTCCGAGATGGGCGTAAGACTCGCTTTTAGTTGAAAATTTAGATATGGGAAGCACGTTTAGCCTTTGATGCTCTACTCGGTAATCCATCAATTCGAGATCACCAAGTATGTTTCATCATACtggatgttggggtttagtgtcctatagacaattgttctaggatatgaactaaatgtaaatgaagtgttctttatatcatttgttttaataagatatggtttcataactatataaaggcaacctcctttaagaactaaataagtctaataaaaggaaatccctaagtttgtttaaagtgattataaggtgttcatacaagcatgaagtgagacacaactttataataaactaataaacttaaaatcaccccaagtcaagtaatatgtttagaaataggattgacatatcactgctgagacttgcatgtaacaatgtcttctgtcgagacagagagctgatctcacaagcttcagatatgcagatatctggacagttgcatggatccaatgaaagagagttcattaggattggggacccgacttgagataacatgatgggtagatttatcattgtcacatgttcatctcattggtattaataggtataagtaatcctaagactcaaaggaatgttaattagtgattctggattatagaATGTGATgttttgatcctgttgtaacacgatccataacagagatgactctggggtgtgaacggcagacgttgggtatcacaggaagtaattgcaggatagttatacattggattgagcatttgtcactcccgataaatgggagatacgtccaaggatcgcttgtggaagacttgactctaaatctttgcaaggtgatagcttaagacttgaaatgcagatttcacttaacctatctagttggagttaactcggcctgtacaagtaaaacgaacgtctcgctatatgtgacttgacattatccatagtcataagattcagttcaaggatgtagttgatgaatgatcgaattatactgtaactaatacggaaaggtcaacgacagaatcaacctgtcttcttatagctctaggggaatgtttcggatctgccaatcacatttcgcgtactcattccgttatgcaaagattaaatataattcttagaaaaataatttaatggttgcatacggctataagcaataagaacctaatgggtcacacataagacttggagcccaaaagagaaacagatattaattaattgatggaagcccaactgagtccactaaggtccAGTACataaggggggcgattttatgtatataaaatacataaataattaatttgattttttaacaattctaattagattatgattgtgaattaaattaattaaatgataaataagttatgaggtttaatgagattaaattgcttctattattatcctgtcaggttattattattatctttatatttagatataattatagataataactaataagaattttattccgaattaaattcttattcagtaacctaattccatctaactagggtttagatacaagagagtatatataccctcCTTATAGTAGAATTCGGCCAAAACCCTAGCCAActggagagagagaatttcgacccccttgttgaggacgagatcatctaccgcttccttccgttttgcaattgattattaatctctttctctttatccttgatcttgtgttgatttattagaggcaatctactttggttgctttcatacggttgagttctaatcatattttgaattatgttttaatcttgtgctcgggaactcgaagtaagagttgtgggcactacgattgcaacggtagatagttcatcgaaaggtatttacttctatccatctttatatgaaataacgattaacagatcttgggttaatggaaaaagattaaaattttatatttctgctgccaAACGATAGcatattttccttcagtggtatcagagcctgcgttaaatccgttatttcatatatgaaaattaaaaggatttttaatcagattgaataaatatttatagttagattaattaacgaaaccgttttgattaattaattctaaagataaataagttttaattaaaatagattatgcatatgttccggatgatattttggttgataatcattataataaAACTATTGGTTtgatagttagattgataaaagttagttttgttaattctaaagataaaacaaaatcTTCAAtagatttttcttattttctgaaaatctttttgaaaccgttttgaaatttatatatatatatatatatatatatatatttgttatattttaaaaaaaaattggaacaacagtccgggttgcgccgcgaggcagcaacccaaACTGCTGTtcgcggttgctgcctcgcggcagcaaccgtgTGCGGCTGGACGTCGCTGCTGCCAGACGGCGCGACGCCACTGTCTCGGGCCTCCCCTTTTTGTGGACCCGACACGAGCCCACTCCTAtttgttttaaaattgttttaaaataaaattgagttttaaatatatatatatatatgtttcagaaattactaatagttttctgtttttgattatcggataaaagaatttattaaaagtttgttttacctatttgtaaatcaaaagtattaaatgaattaaatcaaaataaCAGGGATATGCATAGATAAGGTTTcatatagttgtattaatctaatgtgattaaatatagaagatacgaaactgatagaattaaaattggatgaaagttaatttgataagttaatgcgattaacctaaatattacataaatattttatgtaatcaaccaattaaatttatttaattgagtctatgtatgtttggagttatggacatatttggaccctctatttagtcttttggtatttttgaaatagggcctgcgagtcctgcctatctactatctattgtaatttctcctctcatctaattcccttcaagataattgaagttttctttagtagtataaaaattaatatgtaatttcaaggcgccatggagaagacggaggacctaaagagaaatatgtaatagttagtatttccctaggtttggccttttattccgtttctggctcaacggaataatttagataatatgtccataaaaccaatgtatgtgtctgatgtatgctaaagcaaatcaagactaggttagattatgagacttaaaataaaaatctctcactaattaaaagttaagtaaataagcaagttattaaaatcggttgcccctccctaatattataattcagccggcagtactggggcctttgggttgttgagtaaactcaagctcgaggtcttatggtaacacctgaattattgaaaaatcgtttttcatgaatatgaggtaatacttaaattagattatgataattggatgggtaaactcacactacaacaaatc
The DNA window shown above is from Euphorbia lathyris chromosome 1, ddEupLath1.1, whole genome shotgun sequence and carries:
- the LOC136230514 gene encoding 11-beta-hydroxysteroid dehydrogenase A-like, with translation MDLIHTFLNLVAPPITLFSLAHFLSPYNRFKSFLSLFHSIFIEDVSFKVVLITGASSGIGEHLAYEYARKGACLALVARREKSLREVAYVAQELGSPDVLVILADVQNPNDCSRIIQETISHFGRLDHLVNNAGIGLISLFEEATDVTNLRTIMDTNFWGSVYTSYYAVPYLRESRGKMVAVASSALPLPRMSVYNASKAAMMIFFETLRVELGSNVHVLIAIPGFVESEMSKCKVQLPDGRMDVDQDLRDVELSIVPVVTASECAKSIVRSACRGDKYLIEPQWFSSFMTWKAFAPDIVEWCYRVFYLSGPDEPAIEAPSKTLLDLSNPTT